The following coding sequences are from one Triticum dicoccoides isolate Atlit2015 ecotype Zavitan chromosome 4A, WEW_v2.0, whole genome shotgun sequence window:
- the LOC119286598 gene encoding ER membrane protein complex subunit 10-like, giving the protein MAARRRSLLMLPPLLLLLSHFLSLAAAFQSDELLLHDDDEFEGTRASSTPSLRPPSTPPVVSSRRRSADATQAAGASESNTVQFTLEHDLGAGLGFGPAGSFSARLKSSAHGSQTLTKLRFTRNELTEDEKNAFKKLLEEDSFYTIRLPSNVLDPTRNDYIYSSIKARCIPRDSLDEHIVIHMDGVNILAVNYGSVGGCQYPRPMKVPSKWTFNSYTILKTADQAPRTPSFVEQLIETESGLGEVMKPPEKSFWAKYWMYIIPLGLIVMNAVTAAANIPEEQAGGQGQAPAQRAPIAAPRRR; this is encoded by the exons ATGGCCGCGCGGCGTCGCTCCCTCCTCATGCtcccgcccctcctcctcctcctctcccacttcctctccctcgccgccgccttccAGTCGGACGAGCTGCTCCTCCACGACGACGACGAGTTCGAGGGCACCCGGGCCTCCTCCACCCCCTCGCTCcggccgccctcgacgccgccggtAGTGTCCTCCCGCCGCCGATCCGCGGACGCGACGCAGGCGGCTGGCGCCTCCGAGTCCAACACCGTCCAGTTCACCCTCGAGCACGACCTCGGAGCCGGCCTAGGGTTCGGCCCCGCCGGGTCCTTCTCCGCCCGCCTCAAGTCCTCGGCCCACGGCTCCCAG ACTCTCACTAAGCTCCGATTTACGAGGAATGAGTTGACTGAGGATGAAAAGAATGCATTTAAG aaaTTACTGGAAGAAGATAGTTTTTACACAATAAGGCTACCGTCTAATGTGTTGGATCCTACAAGAAACGATTATATTTATTCCTCAATCAAAGCG AGATGCATTCCACGTGACAGCTTGGATGAACATATTGTCATCCACATG GACGGTGTAAATATTTTGGCTGTTAATTATGGTTCCGTTGGTGGATGCCAATATCCCCGGCCAATGAAAGTA CCATCAAAATGGACATTCAATTCATACACTATTCTGAAGACTGCTGACCAAGCACCAAG AACTCCATCATTtgtagagcaattgatagaaactgAGAGTGGACTCGGTGAAGTGATGAAACCACCTGAGAAATCTTTCTGGGCTAAATAT TGGATGTACATCATTCCTCTTGGTCTCATTGTCATGAACGCCGTCACAGCAGCAGCAAACATACCCGAGGAGCAAGCTGGAGGGCAGGGTCAAGCTCCAGCACAAAGGGCGCCAATTGCTGCTCCAAGGAGAAGATGA
- the LOC119286599 gene encoding COBRA-like protein 2: MAATSLLRLCAAAALALLLLVGAAPLTEAYDPLDPTGNITIKWDITQWTADGYVAVVSINNYQKYRHIQAPGWHLGWAWTKKEVIWGMMGAQTIEQGDCSQFKGNIPHCCRRDPTTVDLLPGAPNGMQVGNCCKGGVLNSWGQDPVNAVASFQITVGRSGTTNRTVKAPKNFTLKAPGPGYTCGAAQKVKPPTKFISLDGRRTTQAHVTWDVICTYSQFVAQRGPACCVALSSFYNETIVDCPKCSCGCQNNITNPGSCVEVNSPYLASVVNGPGKGSSTPLVRCSPHMCPIKVHWHVKANYRDYWRVKITISNWNYRMNYSQWNLVVQHPNFDNVTTIFSFNYKALNPYGVINDTAMLWGLKYYNDLLMVAGPDGNVQSELLFRKDPSTFTFEKGWGFPRRIYFNGESCVMPQPDLYPWLPSSSPRLTKTAFLALAIVACATVAFLYNHLVLDKYCGKS, encoded by the exons ATGGCGGCGACGTCGCTCCTGCGCCTCTGTGCCGCCGCCGCGCTTGCGCTGCTCCTGCTCGTCGGAGCGGCGCCTCTGACAG AAGCTTACGACCCTCTTGATCCAACCGGGAACATCACAATCAAATGGGATATCACTCAGTGGACTGCAGATGGCTATGTT GCTGTTGTTTCCATAAACAATTACCAGAAGTACCGTCATATCCAAGCACCTGGGTGGCATCTTGGGTGGGCTTGGACAAAGAAGGAGGTCATCTGGGGAATGATGGGTGCACAGACAATAGAGCAAGGGGATTGCTCTCAATTTAAAGGCAATATACCACACTGCTGCAGGAGAGACCCAACAACAGTTGACTTGCTTCCTGGTGCGCCTAACGGCATGCAGGTGGGAAATTGTTGCAAAGGAGGAGTTCTTAACTCATGGGGGCAAGATCCAGTCAATGCAGTGGCATCGTTTCAGATCACTGTTGGCCGATCCGGAACGACAAATAGGACAGTGAAAGCACCGAAAAACTTCACCCTCAAGGCCCCAGGTCCAGGGTATACCTGTGGAGCAGCCCAGAAAGTAAAACCTCCCACTAAGTTCATTTCGCTCGATGGAAGGAGAACAACTCAAGCGCATG TGACTTGGGATGTGATATGCACATATTCACAGTTTGTTGCTCAAAGAGGTCCTGCTTGTTGTGTTGCACTATCATCATTTTACAACGAAACGATAGTTGACTGCCCAAAGTGCTCATGTGGCTGCCAGAACAACATAACCAACCCTGGGAGCTGCGTTGA ggTTAATTCGCCTTACTTGGCTTCAGTGGTGAATGGACCTGGCAAGGGCAGCTCGACCCCCCTAGTGCGATGCTCACCCCATATGTGCCCAATCAAGGTGCACTGGCATGTTAAGGCCAACTACAGGGACTACtggagggtgaagatcaccatttcAAACTGGAACTACAGGATGAACTACTCCCAGTGGAACCTGGTTGTTCAACACCCAAATTTCGACAATGTCACGACAATTTTCAGCTTCAACTACAAAGCATTGAACCCCTATGGAGTAATAA ATGATACCGCGATGCTGTGGGGTCTCAAGTACTACAATGACCTGCTCATGGTGGCTGGGCCAGACGGCAACGTGCAATCCGAGCTTCTGTTCAGGAAGGACCCGTCGACCTTCACTTTCGAGAAGGGCTGGGGTTTCCCAAGACGCATATACTTCAACGGTGAGAGCTGCGTCATGCCTCAGCCAGATTTGTACCCATGGCTGCCAAGCTCCTCCCCGAGACTGACGAAGACGGCATTTCTGGCCCTGGCCATCGTCGCTTGCGCGACGGTGGCGTTCTTGTACAATCATCTAGTGTTGGATAAATACTGCGGGAAGTCATGA